In Mercenaria mercenaria strain notata unplaced genomic scaffold, MADL_Memer_1 contig_1576, whole genome shotgun sequence, the genomic stretch AAAAGGGATAAAGTaaattacaatgtatattaaactGTAAACGTTATTAAATCACAACGTTTAGTACTAACGTCTATGCCTATTTCTATGACATGcctaattttcaaatatatactgtATTACACAATAAAATTCACGTCCACGGAAATCCATCCAAATATGGTTCTGCagtttaatatttggttgttGTAAATCTAAATTTGCGTAAGTTGTATACCTGATTTAAgcaacaaatatattttcttatggCACATATATACCGTTGGTACAAATCACGCTGAAACCATGAAgtgataaaattaaaatcaaaggtTTCATTATTCCTTGCAGACATGGCGTAgcacaaatttgtaaaaatgcaaatttagttCCTAGAAATTATTAGGAAAGAAGAAATACAAATATGTAAGAAAACGATGTTTTCAAACCTGTCTGTTTATGTTTTCTGattcaatttaatatttcatcaatgcGATTTAAGTAGGATAATTCCCATTGTAAGTTTAATATATATGGAACAATGGATATGAAATAAGTGTTATTTCAATTTCTAGAGGCAAGAACTCGAGAGAAAAGAGCAAAATGGAAAGTCACAATCAATCTCCTTATTGTCAAAGTAGAAATATCCGGGGGAAAAGAGAAATAAGTATCGACAGAGAGTGTTTGAATGTGTTACATATGTAGATATGGAATTGTCTTCTACTTCTGTAACGTTCTGACAATTCATGACGGATTGTTTGGAGAAAAGTTTATTTATTCAGCTGATACATATGTATGTTGACTTTCAAcgatataataatataacatatatGATATGTACTATGATTTACATCACCACTTTTTATTGATGTTTGAAGGAGTATGTATGATACTGACACCTATTAACCTGTTGAACTATTTCAGTTCCACTTTTCGAAAGTTTATGTCAGTTCATTCATGATTTCTGGAGTGTTCACATCTTATCTTTAATTTACACAGATGTTTGTCTAAGATAGCTACATactctttatttactttttttgtagAAACGGACTGTTCTTGTGTATATTACTGGTTTTACTTAAAACGTATCTTTTATTTGAGATGATGGATAGATAGATAGTctaagatttatttcaacataaaatgtacaactACATGGCAAGTATGATAATAATACAcacaacaaacaataaaaattgcatgaattaatatagccatgtctATTAACATTATATGCCGAGGATAatacaaaaaagagttaaaataaactcgtatttccattgtggtccttgagaTGTAGTgctgtatgacataggaagataTCAAAAAGTGAAAATTAATCTGAGTTGCCGTGAAACATTAAAATGTCTAGACTATCTATCTGAACAtattaaaacttactaaaaatgTTTATAGCACATGTTGTAAAAgctaaacatttaaatgactagaaaaataaaaatgtttatagtaCATGTTGTAAAATGTTCCTTAACCCTGGATTTAAAAGACGGGATGTTGATAGAATCCCTAATATACTGAGGCAAACTATTCTATAGGGTGCACCCCACATAGGCTAAAGACTTTTTACCAAAGCCTTTGACAATAGGAATAGCATATATCTTGCTATCTGACACTATATCATATGGAACTAACTTTTATCCTGAACCTAGTAGAGTAATTATAGACAACACTGACAGGGGTACAATTATCACTCATATGTGAGGGAGCAaggtttaaattaattttgaaaacataacaAAGAATTATTTCGTTCACTATATCTGCAACAGGTAAgcagttaatatttgaaaaatgctcTTTACCTATATGAGACCTAAGATGTAAACTAAATACAAATCTGATGAGCTTATTTTGAGTAACCTGTAGCTTGTGGTTTAACCCTTGAGTTAAGCTGTTGAACCAAACAGATGaagcatagtcaaaatgacactGTGTAAGGGAAGAGACTAAATGATTTAGGGTGCCAAGTGAGAAATTCACTTTTACGGTACAAACATTTAACCTAGCATTGGATTTCTTGATAACAGATCTAGCCGTAGAATCAAAGGACAAACACTGATCAGGGGTTACCGcttgtatataaaatacattggGTTATAAAAATCTTCGGACCCAACGCACATTTTAAAAGCGTCATCTATGGTGCATTTCGCTACTTTTCGGGAAGCGATAGAATGTTCTTGTGTTCTTATTCCCATACGAACGTTTTCAACAAACCTATTTCGGCAATTTTTGTTTATAACCCGtttctttaatttaataaatagCATCCTTCATGGCTTTATTAGCGATAGGAGCTCAAGATAGCTGAATAAAAAGCCGAATTTGTGACTTAACAATGTGGTTATCTCAAAAGTTAGGCCCTTGgggctctgacttcagacaagttgctGAGTTCATTGGTTTACTTATTCCTCAGACTGATCGTTTCTATGGTTTGCTTTATGCAGTCTATCACACATGTTAGGGTCATTCTCAGCGGGGAGTTATATTACTTACACTGTCTTGTCTCACTTTTTGAAAATGGGGTAAATGCGAAGTTGATTTTCCCTTGACGcgtttaaccccccccccccccaccccccaccctccAGCTTCCTTTATTAAGGCCACTGAGGATAGTGTCCCTATTTTCCACGTGAACGTTTTGTCTGTGtcgtattatatatattttcttgtttgatgGTATGGTTACTTTCCATATTTCAaccgctctctctctctctctctctctctctctctctctcttacaATGAGTGAGATTAAGTACCCACCATATACTGGCTCGAGTTTACAACCGCTTTCTTTCGCTACCGGTTGTTCCCGAGTGTTGCCCTACTGTGCAGTTTCCTCCaacttgtttctttgttttgatttgtCTGTTAGCAACCGCGCTCGTCCGTTGGTATATGTATCTTTGCACGTTCTTTGGTATGTGTATattcaaaatgtactttttaaGCAACAGTCTGCTATATCATTCATATTGGTTTAAtatgataattttgaaatatcatgCTTATAATGCATGTCTTACTAATTTCACCATAAATCTAATTCACAATTTTATTCCATTCCTTTTATCGTCAaaaatagtgttgttttttttttcacttttactgATCTGTTAGATACTATTACAATGAtatttgttaaatcatttaaagtcAGATTCCGATTTTAAAAACCTGCCATATGtatgataataaatatgttaatGTCAGTTTTTGCATCAGTTAATGCAGACATCTTTAATGTTTTGgtagattttttttaacaactCCAAAGAAAACTTGGTACATTCGTCAATCTTAATATTTACTTTAGAAAAAAACGGGATAATATAAAGGTTCACTTGAGTGATTTTTATATAATCAGCTGATTTTCATAAATATGATGACCTTAAGGTGCTCATCTTAGGATAAAACAAGATGAAAACTacaatgggaaaagcatgaactCCCTTTGAAACAAATATGTAACCGCTGGTGAAAAAGATCGGTTGTGTCTTAAGATTCCACACTTCACTACTTAAAAGTTTGAAATTGTGAAGAACGAAATCATGTATAGCACGATTTTTTACTTCACGACGTTTTGATTATTTTCATCAAACGATTCCGAAACTTTTTCCAAAAAAGAAGGTGCGAAGAACTGATTTCAAACATGATTTCTAAAATTTTAGGAAGTGGGTGTTacacatttctttacctctcattAATAGACACACTCAAATTGAGTCTGCTGTCGTTTTGCTTGCGTGTGCTCTTTTTCCAAAGTGTCTTCTATAGATTATTTACAAAGTATTTGCGCAGACCCATTCGTAAGAATGACTGTCTTGTTTTGTAATTCTGAATTTTGCGCTTCGATTAACATACACGTCATGCCTGTTTGGTTATCGCATTGTAATTAGTCAATGTAAAAAGTGTTTGCTACAGATGATAGAAAACATCTGGTGTATAATACATCACATCAGTATGACAGCAAACTgtatatcataatcatttttttaaaaaaggctaCTGTTAAATAACAACTCATGATGCTTATACActacttgacaagtaaatattagcatttgtttcattttaaatatccagCTAGTATACTGCAACATAGTTCAGTCGGGTAAAGTGCAGATAGtaattggatataagcaaattattatgtgagttcgaatcctcatgaggatttgtttttcagattttttttttgttcttcctatacgttttcatttttgtattaaacttcAAAACGGTAAATTATTTGAGTACTCAGGTTTAAacagaatataattatattcaacgacaaaaatgacattttattcaaTGCCGCTCGAGGCTTTAATAACTATAGTATCTAACTACTCCCGATCCTGTTTACTCTACACAAACTTTCGTAATTTACTTTAACCATTTGCAAAGACTTCTGAGACATTATTTCTTTgataaataaaatggattaatgtTTCGATGCAGTGcgcttaaaaataaaacaattcgaCTTGTGATGCTACAtggatattttatgtttatttcaagacGAAGATAatattaaatttctatttttatgtttgtttattcATGAATGGGACACACAGCTACATTCTTGAGAGATGATGGTACTTCGAAGAAGGAGAAAGTAGTTGTTACAAGCACAGAAGAAGTCTTCGAAACAGCTGTTGCCACTGTCGTTGCCGATTTCTTCACGGTAAGTCATCATGTGTGATTGTCATCATGTGATTATATAGATCTGTTAAGAACGTGTACCCTGATGCTTCAGGTTTCTTTAAACTAACTATACCATGTTAAAGAAATTTTGGCATATAGGTTGAACTATAAGCACATTATGAACgcaccacagaataactgtatacTTTTGAATTTCCgtaatggtaattatacatgatttgcatgaaaaaaaaaatacaagtatctaattacaaactgacagtgacatacgTAAGGCCATGAcagtgtgtttaatgtcttaacatattatcaaattaatgtaGCAGTATTCACCGTACTTGATTATTAAGTCGAccttagaccacactttgtttctacagtaaAACTATAATGAATAGAGATTGACTGACCAAGTTTTCagatgaaattgtgaaaacacattaattcaaggaGGGCCTAACTTGTCCACCTGTCAACTTGTATTACACTGGTATTATCAGAATatttttcacgaagttcatgtcGGAAGAAAATGTAGGTCACTAAGTTGTGGTGAGTCTATAATGGTATCTGAGCTCGGGTTATATACACATGCAGGCTGTTGATTAATACCGCTTCAAAAGATCCATGCATTGTTTCATACTAAAATTTCTGTTTGGAAAAAAACAATTACTGATACTATGTGTAATGTAGGTATTGGAAAAAAGTATCTTGCTTTAAGTGCTAATAAAATCTCTGAAAAGATTAGCACCATGTCTAAAGTGTTGTGTGATGTGTATAGGCACAACAATGTGTTGAAAGGCTCAGTCACCGCTGGATAAAGAAGTTCAGTTTGGACAAGTTAGTGCTATAACGTACATTGCTGAAACATTACcttaaaaacaatatgtatgaATGTAAGGTGTTATCCAATTTAGTTACCGGTGACGAAAACTGTATGCGTTTCTATAAACCGCTCGGAAAAAGCTAGTGATCCGGTATGGGAAGTAAACAAACGCCCATGTTTTATTGAAGAATCATAAATGATGTGAGTTTTACCATTGTTCAATATTCAATAGTGCAGTTGCAAAGGATAGAACTGTAATTGTATCTATCCATGAATATCATGGTGATAACCGTGTCGATTTTTGTGTATTGTTTCATCAATAAGCAGATTGCGTGGTTATCATCATTATACATGTATCCAAAAGctttcttttttagttttaattGCTTTGTTTTCCGCAGcaagaaattaaacaatattttgtttgtatattaattgttGACTGAAGACCTCACTCCGCAAAAACGATGCAATTtaggtgggtttttttttttttttttttttttttattacaaaaattacatttttcatgcaaattttctacaaaatgtGTGTTCAGTGTAACGTAACATCTATATTTTCAGGGACAGATATCATACAAATTTCAGGAAACTGATATTGCTTTAGACGTACATGTAAATATGTGTTATGTGACTAACCTAAACACAAGAGATTTTCAAACTCCTCGGGAGTTTATAAAGACGCACACATCTGATCAGGTACTAGAATTTTTATTTCTAAGTTCTTTTAACGATATGCCGCTTTCTTTGTTCATAGTAAAATAATACTGGTGAGAACTTGCATGATTTTTGGGTAGGCCAGTATAAAGTCATAAACACATATGTAATGGTTTCAAATTCAAAGGAATAAGTCAGATTGTATATACTCCTGCATTTGCCTTTAAAGAAGTAAAATCACTACAATTATGGTCTTAAATGAGTCATAAAGCGGTGCACCAGTCAATTACATTGTTTGAATTTGTTTCATGTTCAAATACAGATCACATTTCCGACGAACAACAAAGCTGTGAGGAAGTACGAGGTAACTAccatattttgaataataaaggtCTTGGACCTAACGCAGCCGAACTCTGCAAGGAAAACCAGTATTCTTGTTGTGCGCGAAATAACAGGTACTTCTATCCGAAGACTAATTTCTTAAAATATCACTATGAAATAACGTCAGTTCTTTCAATATACAAGCTGGTTAGCAGCAATATTTGTCAATTTCATTTTACAGAAAGACCGATCATTACGTTTAtaaagtatatatttaattaagacTACAGCAAACGTTATCACAACAACGTTGTGTACTAACAACTATTATCCCCTTATCATGACATGCCTTATATTCAACTTAGATGTATTAAGCAATAGATACTCACGTGAAATCAGCCAAATACGGTTAAAAATTTACAACTGCGTTGGTAAATGAACTGATTTTGAgcacaacaaatacattttcttatGATACCTGTATattattgaagaaaatgaaacttttatgATGAATTGATGAAGTTAAAAATGTACGTTTCATTATTCTTTGCAGACAGGTCATAGcatacatttgtaacaaaatataacaCATACTTAGATATTGTTCGGAAGGAAATAAAACGTATGCGGaggaaaaatgaatatttcacgAAACGATGCCTTTAATAATGactatttatgttttattatttaaaatatagtTTCTTCAATGAGATATAAGTAGTAATTTCCCCGACTAATTTCAATTCCTTGTAGAGTTATCATATCAGACATGAATATAAAATAGTCGTTGTTTTTAGTTCTAGAGGCAACAACTTGagagaaaaaatcaaaatggaaAATCACAATCAATCTCGGCATTATCAAATTTAAAGTGTCCCGGGAAAAAGAGAATTAAGTATCCACAAAGAAGCGGAAGTGTCTAATTTTGTTACCTACATAGACATTGAAATGTCTTCTATTTTTGTAGTGTTCTGGCaattttcaattggtcttcattcAGATGATTCATTATATgttgatattatatatatgatTAACACTATGATTTACATCAccacattttactgaaattaaaccATTGTATATGATACTGACAGGTAGTATGTATATTGCACATATTAAACTAttacagtttttacttttttctttttattgtcgAAAATTCATGTTGATTCATGCATAAGTTCTCGAGTGTTCAGTACTTCTTATTATTGTTAACTTATACACCAGTACAGTctgttttttaaagtcaaaatgtaTGTAGAGCTTTGCATCTATCTTAGATAAACAAATGTACAAAGATAAGTTAATAATAAGAACCAACAAGTCAGTTTCCATTCATATATAATAGGGGTGGGGTTAGAAAACCAACTGGTCAGGTTCTTTTCCTTCGCCGCCGTATACCATTCAGACATATGGACGCATAcatactagggggaaagaaccagcTAGTTAGTTTCTTCCCCTTTACCGTCTATTGAAACAATCTCAAGCCCAATGcctttataaaaattggtcagcGTAAGGTCCAGATGCTTCATACTCGCCTAAAATGAGATGTAATTCACTAAATCTTAATCTTCATCGGCGTTCCGTAATTGTCTTGCTATTGTGCAATTGTGGTTTAGTGGAAACAGTCAGTTATTTCTACTTCACCTGTCCCAACTACACAcagcaaagaaaaaatattttgactaacCTAACCTGTCCGCCAAAATTTTGGAACATTCTGTTTGGTAACGAACATCTGTTAGTCGAACAAAATAAGTATCTAAGCCATTTATAAAAGCGtcaggtcaatttgaccctaaTCACAATGGTTGGTGACTTGGGGTCCCGTGTACCTAAATgccattttacattattttctacCATTTTAAGACTTCTTTCGGATTCGTATTTTTTAATGATCTGACTAGACAGTAAAAGTAATACTaagtttttttctctcatttcagATTTTTTCCAGCCTTTCTACAATTGATCAATCATCAGTACATACCTGCAATCTTTCTTAACACTAAAAGTctaattatatttacataaaatgttttaagaaaaatgattcAGACAAGTTACATCAATTTTCCTCATCttaattgtattttgtaacaatatGTTAGCGTACTTGCACTTGCAAAGATGGGTACATCTTAAACTGAAATAATATCTGAATTTATTCATCACTGTCTCTATGACACAGCGACAGAGACTTTTTTATAGCCGAGATGGCAGATGAGAAGtagattttgtatatttattatcCAAGCAAATAAGAGTTAAGTTAAATGCGTATAATAAGCATGCAAATATAAAGTGACTGCCAGAATCATAAGGCTGTGTCCGATTGTTCCTTTTTCCTGCTTATAAGtatgcgtttgtgtgcttgtgcgtctgtgtgtcttgggcggtacCCTACAGTGTTGGTGTGCTTGTGCGtatgtgtgtcttgggcggttccctacagtgttgttataccttaattgtttgtttatctatgtaagtttggtgtgtgtgtgtgtgtgtgtgtgtgtgtgtgtgtgtgtgtctttcgtacatgagtgtctgcgctgctgtggtttactgATTACCgtgattaaggaacgtggcattccattttgaatatttatcctttttCTACTTTCCCATTTAACCCACTCTCTCACCTCCTTTTCTGccccttaccccttcctccccatctatgtatattttgcataaaattaaaatgtacttgttggatttttgaagcaacccgtctgtgaTATTTtcccgttacagcttctttttgttgtcggCCTACTTCGCGAATGCGTGGCTCTGAGTTTGTGGTGAtctgtgctttcgagaaatctacccttaccttttatcttttatgatACTGTGTAATTGATTTATTTTCCCCTGTTTTTTTTCCGCGAAAAGAAACGACGAAAAACTAAACCTGCTGGTCCCCCAACCCATTCGAGTTAGTTACCCCCTTTTGTGCACAAACAAAACGAGTAAAACTGACCAATTGGCCTTTTTTCCCTGGGGTTAATTTCTACCTACTTCTATTTTTAGGGTGGTTTTTCTTCTAGACTAGTATGCATGTATATTAATGTATTGTGTGTGTATGTGAGGGTGTGTATGTggtggggtggtgggggggggggggtagagtGGGGGAGGAGAACAAACTTGTCGGTTTCTTCTATTATCTATTATTCGTCTATTGTTCagatattaaaatacatatatactaGAGGGAACAGatccaaccagtcagtttctttccccaTAATATATTGTTCAGGTATGCAGACACATAGATACTAGGGGAAAAGAACCATTTAGACATTTTCTTCTCCTTCTCAATCTATCATTCAGGTATGTACTTGCGCAGATACTAGAGGGGTGGGAAAAAGTACTATCTAGTCATTTTCTTCTTCCTTTAACGTATATTAATCAGACATGTAGATGAATACCTTCCGCTGAGGGAGGGAATTACCAACTAGTCCATTTCCTTCACCTTTCGCAGCATCTATTATCAGGGAAATAGAAACATGGTAGAGGGAAAAAGAAGCGACTAATTAGTGTCTTCCTCATTCTTCTTTTATTCAGGCATGAATACCATCTTACAGACTAGAAGAAAAAAGAACCAACAAGTCAGTTTCCCACCTTCACCGTCTGTTAAAGTTCATATATAAAAGGAGTGGGGATAGAGCACCAACTGGTCAGTTTCTTTCCCCTTCACCGTATATCAGTTAAACATGAAGACGCATACACTCTAGGGGAGAAAGGAAACAATTAGTTAGTTTCTTCCCCTTCACCATCTATTAATCAGGTGCATACATACGTGAAAGAAAAGATGCCGAAGAGGGCAGAAACTGACAATTTGATTCTTTCCATTTACACCTGAATAATATAAGTGAAGTCTATTTAGTTCTTTTCCCCTACTACATACGTATCTACAAACCTGAATAATAAATGGTGAAAGTGGCAGAAACAGACCTATTGATTCTTTTACGCCGTAGTATGTATGTCTGAATAATAAACGGTGATTTGGGAAGAAACTGATCCTTGTTTGTAAGTATCTAAGTACTTGAGATAAAAATTTGGAGAGATAAAAATTTGGAAGGGGAAGAACCTGGCTATTTATAAACCCCGTCCCTCCTCAGTATACTTGAATAACAGACATTAAAGAGAAAGAAAATGTCAAGTAGTTTATTTTCTCCTCAAAATAATATGTATCTACATACTTCTATAATAGGTGGCAAAGAGGGAAAAACTGACCAGATGGTCCTCCCTCCGCCCTAGTATGAATGTATCTGCAGAACTGAATAACCGGAGTATTTATAGATGGTTAAGATttaagaaactgactagttactTCTTTTCTCTCTAGTATATTTGGATCTGCATGTCTGAAAAATAGACGGTGCAGGGGAAGAATCTGACCTTTTTTCCTACCTAGTATGTATCGTTGTG encodes the following:
- the LOC128551705 gene encoding uncharacterized protein LOC128551705, translated to MGHTATFLRDDGTSKKEKVVVTSTEEVFETAVATVVADFFTGQISYKFQETDIALDVHVNMCYVTNLNTRDFQTPREFIKTHTSDQITFPTNNKAVRKYEF